The Chrysoperla carnea chromosome X, inChrCarn1.1, whole genome shotgun sequence genome includes a region encoding these proteins:
- the LOC123302422 gene encoding hypertrehalosaemic prohormone: MVRSTIVFVVICTILVTLIIESEAQLNFSPNWGKRSRNSGLSLDVDVNDGAKCKVSVDSLMQIYKLIQMEAQNCVAK, encoded by the exons ATGGTTCGTTCAACAATTGTATTCGTAGTCATCTGTACAATATTGGTAACATTAATCATTGAATCAGAAGCCCAATTAAATTTCTCACCAAATTGGGGTAAACGCAGTCGAAACTCTGGTTTAAGTCTAGACGTCGATGTAAACGATGGTGCCAAATGTAAAGTTTCGGTTGATTCATTAATGCAAATATACAAGTTAATTCAA ATGGAGGCACAAAACTGTGTAGCTAAGTAA